The Apium graveolens cultivar Ventura chromosome 6, ASM990537v1, whole genome shotgun sequence genome contains a region encoding:
- the LOC141668589 gene encoding pyridoxine/pyridoxamine 5'-phosphate oxidase 2 isoform X1 has translation MGTVAPWKQLVLNAMQSNSHLKHSSYFQLATIGINGRPANRTVVFRGFQEDSDKIQINTDSRTHKFSVTRLTNNPQYFRLKTSKNVHSICWYFTDSWEQFRINGAVDVIDGSNPDPVKLQFCNNALQQREKAWFASSPRSRLQYVGPYPGLPSISEQSSGEFSLDDSTGPVDAFCLLVLNPEQVDYLNLKENKRVNFTTRQSDDSEKLWNLERINP, from the exons ATGGGTACAGTAGCGCCATGGAAGCAGCTTGTGTTGAATGCTATGCAATCCAATTCTCACCTCAAACACTCTTCCTACTTTCAGCTC GCAACAATTGGAATTAATGGCAGACCTGCTAATCGCACTGTTGTTTTCAG AGGATTCCAGGAAGACAGTGATAAGATTCAAATCAACACTGATTCTCGAACTCACAAG TTTTCAGTTACTCGTTTGACAAATAACCCTCAATATTTCAGATTGAAGACCTCAAAAAATGTCCATTCG ATATGTTGGTACTTTACTGACTCTTGGGAGCAATTTCGAATAAACGGCGCAGTTGATGTTATCGATGGATCCAATCCTGACCCTGTTAAACTTCAG TTCTGTAATAATGCATTGCAGCAAAGAGAGAAAGCATGGTTTGCAAGTTCTCCAAGGTCAAGATTGCAGTACGTGGGTCCTTATCCCGGTCTTCCCTCTATAAGTGAACAATCATCGGGAGAGTTCTCTTTGGATGATTCTACAGGTCCAGTTGATGCGTTTTGTTTACTAGTTTTAAATCCTGAGCAG GTGGATTACTTAAATTTGAAGGAAAATAAGAGGGTAAACTTTACAACCAGACAAAGCGATGACAGCGAAAAGCTTTGGAACTTGGAGAGAATCAACCCATGA
- the LOC141668589 gene encoding pyridoxine/pyridoxamine 5'-phosphate oxidase 2 isoform X2 has protein sequence MGTVAPWKQLVLNAMQSNSHLKHSSYFQLATIGINGRPANRTVVFRGFQEDSDKIQINTDSRTHKFSVTRLTNNPQYFRLKTSKNVHSICWYFTDSWEQFRINGAVDVIDGSNPDPVKLQQREKAWFASSPRSRLQYVGPYPGLPSISEQSSGEFSLDDSTGPVDAFCLLVLNPEQVDYLNLKENKRVNFTTRQSDDSEKLWNLERINP, from the exons ATGGGTACAGTAGCGCCATGGAAGCAGCTTGTGTTGAATGCTATGCAATCCAATTCTCACCTCAAACACTCTTCCTACTTTCAGCTC GCAACAATTGGAATTAATGGCAGACCTGCTAATCGCACTGTTGTTTTCAG AGGATTCCAGGAAGACAGTGATAAGATTCAAATCAACACTGATTCTCGAACTCACAAG TTTTCAGTTACTCGTTTGACAAATAACCCTCAATATTTCAGATTGAAGACCTCAAAAAATGTCCATTCG ATATGTTGGTACTTTACTGACTCTTGGGAGCAATTTCGAATAAACGGCGCAGTTGATGTTATCGATGGATCCAATCCTGACCCTGTTAAACTTCAG CAAAGAGAGAAAGCATGGTTTGCAAGTTCTCCAAGGTCAAGATTGCAGTACGTGGGTCCTTATCCCGGTCTTCCCTCTATAAGTGAACAATCATCGGGAGAGTTCTCTTTGGATGATTCTACAGGTCCAGTTGATGCGTTTTGTTTACTAGTTTTAAATCCTGAGCAG GTGGATTACTTAAATTTGAAGGAAAATAAGAGGGTAAACTTTACAACCAGACAAAGCGATGACAGCGAAAAGCTTTGGAACTTGGAGAGAATCAACCCATGA
- the LOC141668589 gene encoding pyridoxine/pyridoxamine 5'-phosphate oxidase 2 isoform X3, with product MGTVAPWKQLVLNAMQSNSHLKHSSYFQLATIGINGRPANRTVVFRGFQEDSDKIQINTDSRTHKIEDLKKCPFGEICWYFTDSWEQFRINGAVDVIDGSNPDPVKLQFCNNALQQREKAWFASSPRSRLQYVGPYPGLPSISEQSSGEFSLDDSTGPVDAFCLLVLNPEQVDYLNLKENKRVNFTTRQSDDSEKLWNLERINP from the exons ATGGGTACAGTAGCGCCATGGAAGCAGCTTGTGTTGAATGCTATGCAATCCAATTCTCACCTCAAACACTCTTCCTACTTTCAGCTC GCAACAATTGGAATTAATGGCAGACCTGCTAATCGCACTGTTGTTTTCAG AGGATTCCAGGAAGACAGTGATAAGATTCAAATCAACACTGATTCTCGAACTCACAAG ATTGAAGACCTCAAAAAATGTCCATTCGGTGAG ATATGTTGGTACTTTACTGACTCTTGGGAGCAATTTCGAATAAACGGCGCAGTTGATGTTATCGATGGATCCAATCCTGACCCTGTTAAACTTCAG TTCTGTAATAATGCATTGCAGCAAAGAGAGAAAGCATGGTTTGCAAGTTCTCCAAGGTCAAGATTGCAGTACGTGGGTCCTTATCCCGGTCTTCCCTCTATAAGTGAACAATCATCGGGAGAGTTCTCTTTGGATGATTCTACAGGTCCAGTTGATGCGTTTTGTTTACTAGTTTTAAATCCTGAGCAG GTGGATTACTTAAATTTGAAGGAAAATAAGAGGGTAAACTTTACAACCAGACAAAGCGATGACAGCGAAAAGCTTTGGAACTTGGAGAGAATCAACCCATGA
- the LOC141668589 gene encoding pyridoxine/pyridoxamine 5'-phosphate oxidase 2 isoform X4, translated as MGTVAPWKQLVLNAMQSNSHLKHSSYFQLATIGINGRPANRTVVFRGFQEDSDKIQINTDSRTHKIEDLKKCPFGEICWYFTDSWEQFRINGAVDVIDGSNPDPVKLQQREKAWFASSPRSRLQYVGPYPGLPSISEQSSGEFSLDDSTGPVDAFCLLVLNPEQVDYLNLKENKRVNFTTRQSDDSEKLWNLERINP; from the exons ATGGGTACAGTAGCGCCATGGAAGCAGCTTGTGTTGAATGCTATGCAATCCAATTCTCACCTCAAACACTCTTCCTACTTTCAGCTC GCAACAATTGGAATTAATGGCAGACCTGCTAATCGCACTGTTGTTTTCAG AGGATTCCAGGAAGACAGTGATAAGATTCAAATCAACACTGATTCTCGAACTCACAAG ATTGAAGACCTCAAAAAATGTCCATTCGGTGAG ATATGTTGGTACTTTACTGACTCTTGGGAGCAATTTCGAATAAACGGCGCAGTTGATGTTATCGATGGATCCAATCCTGACCCTGTTAAACTTCAG CAAAGAGAGAAAGCATGGTTTGCAAGTTCTCCAAGGTCAAGATTGCAGTACGTGGGTCCTTATCCCGGTCTTCCCTCTATAAGTGAACAATCATCGGGAGAGTTCTCTTTGGATGATTCTACAGGTCCAGTTGATGCGTTTTGTTTACTAGTTTTAAATCCTGAGCAG GTGGATTACTTAAATTTGAAGGAAAATAAGAGGGTAAACTTTACAACCAGACAAAGCGATGACAGCGAAAAGCTTTGGAACTTGGAGAGAATCAACCCATGA
- the LOC141668589 gene encoding pyridoxine/pyridoxamine 5'-phosphate oxidase 2 isoform X6: MLCNPILTSNTLPTFSSQQLELMADLLIALLFSEDSRKTVIRFKSTLILELTRLKTSKNVHSICWYFTDSWEQFRINGAVDVIDGSNPDPVKLQQREKAWFASSPRSRLQYVGPYPGLPSISEQSSGEFSLDDSTGPVDAFCLLVLNPEQVDYLNLKENKRVNFTTRQSDDSEKLWNLERINP; the protein is encoded by the exons ATGCTATGCAATCCAATTCTCACCTCAAACACTCTTCCTACTTTCAGCTC GCAACAATTGGAATTAATGGCAGACCTGCTAATCGCACTGTTGTTTTCAG AGGATTCCAGGAAGACAGTGATAAGATTCAAATCAACACTGATTCTCGAACTCACAAG ATTGAAGACCTCAAAAAATGTCCATTCG ATATGTTGGTACTTTACTGACTCTTGGGAGCAATTTCGAATAAACGGCGCAGTTGATGTTATCGATGGATCCAATCCTGACCCTGTTAAACTTCAG CAAAGAGAGAAAGCATGGTTTGCAAGTTCTCCAAGGTCAAGATTGCAGTACGTGGGTCCTTATCCCGGTCTTCCCTCTATAAGTGAACAATCATCGGGAGAGTTCTCTTTGGATGATTCTACAGGTCCAGTTGATGCGTTTTGTTTACTAGTTTTAAATCCTGAGCAG GTGGATTACTTAAATTTGAAGGAAAATAAGAGGGTAAACTTTACAACCAGACAAAGCGATGACAGCGAAAAGCTTTGGAACTTGGAGAGAATCAACCCATGA
- the LOC141668589 gene encoding pyridoxine/pyridoxamine 5'-phosphate oxidase 2 isoform X5 codes for MLCNPILTSNTLPTFSSQQLELMADLLIALLFSEDSRKTVIRFKSTLILELTRLKTSKNVHSICWYFTDSWEQFRINGAVDVIDGSNPDPVKLQFCNNALQQREKAWFASSPRSRLQYVGPYPGLPSISEQSSGEFSLDDSTGPVDAFCLLVLNPEQVDYLNLKENKRVNFTTRQSDDSEKLWNLERINP; via the exons ATGCTATGCAATCCAATTCTCACCTCAAACACTCTTCCTACTTTCAGCTC GCAACAATTGGAATTAATGGCAGACCTGCTAATCGCACTGTTGTTTTCAG AGGATTCCAGGAAGACAGTGATAAGATTCAAATCAACACTGATTCTCGAACTCACAAG ATTGAAGACCTCAAAAAATGTCCATTCG ATATGTTGGTACTTTACTGACTCTTGGGAGCAATTTCGAATAAACGGCGCAGTTGATGTTATCGATGGATCCAATCCTGACCCTGTTAAACTTCAG TTCTGTAATAATGCATTGCAGCAAAGAGAGAAAGCATGGTTTGCAAGTTCTCCAAGGTCAAGATTGCAGTACGTGGGTCCTTATCCCGGTCTTCCCTCTATAAGTGAACAATCATCGGGAGAGTTCTCTTTGGATGATTCTACAGGTCCAGTTGATGCGTTTTGTTTACTAGTTTTAAATCCTGAGCAG GTGGATTACTTAAATTTGAAGGAAAATAAGAGGGTAAACTTTACAACCAGACAAAGCGATGACAGCGAAAAGCTTTGGAACTTGGAGAGAATCAACCCATGA